The following proteins come from a genomic window of Salvia hispanica cultivar TCC Black 2014 chromosome 4, UniMelb_Shisp_WGS_1.0, whole genome shotgun sequence:
- the LOC125220844 gene encoding uncharacterized protein LOC125220844 has protein sequence MYCSDPSACYWTTTDSFNEYLHVGESTGKLCLMNFCKGVRAAFTDEFLKKPSTADCQFLLQLHEQVHGFPGMLGSVDCMHWQWKNCHVAWRGSYTSGHKGTHPTFILEVVADYRLWIWHAYFRVPGSNTDVNVLNNSNLFSEVLNGKASAINFIANNRQYKMGQFSSSKIQHQHLQVEESVKRDFDAFFSSKRRVPNESDPLHNR, from the exons ATGTACTGCAGCGATCCGTCAGCTTGCTACTGGACAACGACGGATTCGTTCAACGAATACCTGCACGTCGGAGAATCCACTGGGAAACTTTGTTTGATGAACTTCTGCAAAGGCGTTCGGGCAGCCTTCACCGATgaatttctgaagaagccaTCCACCGCAGATTGTCAGTTTCTACTCCAACTTCACGAACAAGTGCACGGATTCCCCGGGATGCTCGGGAgtgtcgattgcatgcattggcaatggaagaattgtcaTGTGGCGTGGAGGGGGTCATAcacgagcggccacaaaggcacccACCCCACCTTTATACTCGAGGtcgtcgccgactaccggctatggatttggcatgcatatttcaGGGTCCCCGGCTCGAACACCGACGTCAACGTGCTCAATAATTCCAACCTCTTCAGCGAAGTTCTGAATGGTAAAGCGTCGGCCATCAACTTCATCGCTAACAATCGCCAGTATaaaatggg GCAATTCTCCTCCTCGAAAATTCAACACCAGCACTTGCAGGTTGAGGAAAGCGTGAAGCGCGATTTCGATGCGTTTTTCTCTAGCAAAAGGCGAGTTCCCAATGAATCCGATCCCCTTCACAATCGCTGA
- the LOC125219060 gene encoding cytochrome P450 81Q32-like: MEISIFFVSLLLSFLYLLLLAFRPIFLIKSLKFPPSPPLSLPIIGHLYLFKKPLHQTLAKISQKYGPILLLQFGSRPVLVVSSPAAAEECFTKNDVVFANRPRLLAGKHLGYGYTTLVWSPYGDNWRSLRRIATVEILSTHRVQMFADVRQDEILHLVRRLLNGGGEREDGYRAVDLKSAFFETMANVMMLTIGGKRYYDDVSGNSEEKLRFKEIVAETFAVSGATNIGDFVPILRWIGMDKIENKLRALQVKRDNFMQDLIEEHRNFKSEKQRNSTLIDVLLSLQENDPQNYNDEIIRGMMQVMLTAGTDTSASTMEWAMSLLLNNPDALTKARAEIDCQIGHSRLVDDSDLPRLPYLQAVIKETLRLCPVGPMLVPHESAAGCTVGGYRVPSGAMLLVNAWAIQRDPKVWEDAMKFKPERFFDLDGKKEGSFVMMPFGYGRRGCPGENMALRVVGLVLASLIQCFEWERLDRETVDMSEGSGLTMPKAQPLVARCRPRAVELLQHV; this comes from the exons ATGGAAATCTCAATCTTCTTCGTATCTCTGCTTCTATCTTTTCTGTATCTATTGCTATTAGCATTTCGCCCAATTTTCCTCATAAAATCCCTAAAATTCCCCCCAAGTCCGCCATTATCACTCCCAATCATCGGCCACCTCTATCTCTTCAAAAAACCCTTGCATCAAACCTTGGCAAAAATCTCCCAAAAATACGGCCCAATTCTCCTCCTTCAGTTCGGTTCCCGCCCCGTTCTCGTCGTCTCCTCCCCCGCCGCGGCAGAGGAATGCTTCACGAAAAACGACGTCGTCTTCGCCAACCGCCCGAGGCTGCTGGCCGGGAAGCACCTCGGCTACGGCTACACCACCCTCGTGTGGTCCCCCTACGGCGACAACTGGCGCAGCCTCCGCCGCATCGCCACCGTCGAGATTCTGTCCACTCATCGTGTCCAGATGTTCGCCGACGTGCGGCAGGACGAGATCCTCCACCTCGTGCGCCGCCTCCTCAACGGCGGCGGAGAGCGCGAGGACGGATACCGAGCGGTCGATTTGAAATCGGCCTTCTTCGAGACGATGGCGAACGTGATGATGTTGACGATCGGCGGGAAGCGATACTACGACGACGTTTCGGGGAATTCGGAGGAGAAATTGAGGTTCAAGGAGATCGTAGCGGAGACTTTCGCAGTGAGCGGCGCCACCAATATTGGGGATTTTGTGCCGATTTTGAGGTGGATTGGAATGGATAAGATCGAAAACAAGCTGAGGGCGTTGCAAGTGAAAAGAGATAATTTCATGCAGGATTTAATCGAAGAGCACAGAAATTTCAAATCGGAGAAACAGAGGAATTCAACATTGATCGATGTGCTTCTGTCGTTACAAGAGAATGATCCTCAAAATTACAATGATGAAATCATCAGAGGCATGATGCAG GTGATGCTGACAGCTGGCACGGACACGTCAGCATCAACAATGGAATGGGCAATGTCGCTCTTGCTCAACAATCCAGACGCGCTAACAAAGGCGCGAGCCGAGATTGACTGTCAGATCGGTCATTCTCGGCTCGTGGATGACTCTGACCTCCCTCGTCTGCCCTATCTACAGGCGGTCATAAAAGAGACGTTACGCCTGTGTCCGGTGGGGCCGATGCTTGTCCCGCACGAGTCGGCAGCTGGTTGCACGGTTGGGGGATACAGGGTGCCTAGCGGGGCAATGTTGCTTGTGAATGCGTGGGCCATACAGAGAGATCCTAAGGTGTGGGAGGATGCGATGAAATTCAAGCCCGAGAGATTCTTCGACTTAGATGGGAAGAAAGAAGGATCGTTTGTGATGATGCCGTTTGGATATGGGAGGAGAGGGTGCCCCGGTGAGAACATGGCGTTGCGCGTCGTAGGCCTAGTCCTGGCATCGCTCATTCAGTGCTTTGAGTGGGAGCGCCTTGATCGGGAGACGGTGGATATGTCCGAGGGGTCGGGGCTTACCATGCCCAAGGCTCAGCCGCTTGTGGCGAGATGCAGGCCACGGGCGGTGGAATTGCTTCAACATGTTTGA
- the LOC125220845 gene encoding uncharacterized protein LOC125220845, with product MVLEAVGPQYNIGNMEEPPNPDAQRLYDMLNAADNELWPGCKKHSQLSYVVRLMSLKAEYHWPERCYDRLTELIKEGFPSDDNLLPSSFCNTKKLLRGIGLPVEKIDCCPNNCMIFWRHDSELDKCRYCGESRFQDQNVDSTKRKKKLVAMAKMYYFPLIPRLQRLYASTATAGEMRWHASSPDDGVMRHPADSPAWKHVNNIFPEFASECRNVRLGLSTDGFQPFGQSGKQYSSWPVIITPYNLPPWLCMKEHFMFLTVLVPGPRNPKDKLDVFLQPLIEELKLLWEVGVPTYDISLKQNFQMRAILMWTISDFPAYSMLSGWSTAGRLACPHCMDNTDAFTLEKSGKQSWFDNHRKFLPANHPFRKNKKAFRKNKMVLVDPPEAKSGEEILNGIDTLGLVRVMDDYNDMNKIVANRARSGWRKRSIFWDLPYWKELLIRHNLDVMHIEKNVFDNVFNTVLNVQGKTKDTTKSREELNQYCARPELKRNEMTGKFPKASYTLDNSEKRVLCEWVKGLKFPDGYVSNMGRCVDLRKLKMF from the coding sequence ATGGTATTAGAAGCTGTTGGTCCACAATATAACATTGGTAACATGGAAGAGCCACCAAATCCAGATGCACAACGACTTTATGATATGTTAAATGCTGCTGATAATGAGTTGTGGCCTGGTTGTAAGAAGCATTCACAGTTATCATATGTGGTCCGACTAATGAGTTTGAAGGCGGAGTATCACTGGCCAGAGAGGTGCTATGATCGGTTGACAGAATTGATAAAAGAGGGGTTTCCAAGCGATGACAATTTACTGCCAAGTAGCTTTTGTAACACGAAAAAGTTATTGCGTGGCATAGGATTACCCGTTGAAAAGATTGACTGTTGCCCAAATAATTGTATGATTTTTTGGCGACATGACAGCGAGTTAGACAAATGTAGATATTGTGGGGAGTCACGCTTTCAAGACCAAAATGTTGATTCTacaaagaggaaaaagaagCTAGTTGCAATGGCAAAGATGTACTATTTTCCTTTGATTCCTAGACTGCAAAGATTGTATGCATCAACTGCCACGGCGGGAGAAATGCGTTGGCATGCTTCATCACCCGATGATGGAGTTATGCGCCACCCTGCAGATTCCCCAGCGTGGAAGCACGTCAATAACATATTTCCTGAATTTGCATCAGAGTGTCGTAATGTGCGACTAGGCCTTTCAACTGATGGTTTTCAACCTTTTGGCCAATCAGGAAAACAATACTCTTCATGGCCAGTTATTATAACACCTTACAATCTTCCTCCTTGGCTATGCATGAAGGAACATTTCATGTTTCTCACGGTGTTAGTTCCTGGACCACGTAATCCGAAAGATAAGCTGGATGTTTTTCTGCAGCCATTAATAGAAGAATTGAAACTGTTGTGGGAAGTGGGTGTGCCTACCTATGACATTTCATTGAAGCAGAATTTTCAAATGCGAGCAATCTTAATGTGGACCATAAGCGACTTTCCAGCATATTCCATGTTGTCTGGATGGAGCACTGCTGGAAGATTGGCTTGTCCTCATTGCATGGATAACACAGATGCATTTACACTAGAGAAGAGTGGAAAACAATCATGGTTTGACAACCATCGGAAGTTTCTACCTGCTAATCATCCATTtcgaaaaaacaaaaaagctTTTCGAAAAAACAAGATGGTCTTAGTTGACCCGCCAGAAGCCAAGTCAGgtgaagaaatcttgaatgGAATAGATACATTGGGACTAGTAAGAGTGATGGATGACTACAATGACATGAATAAGATTGTCGCAAATCGTGCTAGATCTGGATGGAGGAAAAGAAGCATCTTTTGGGATCTCCCATACTGGAAGGAACTACTAATTCGACATAATTTAGATGTGATGCATATTGAAAAGAACGTTTTTGATAATGTATTCAATACTGTTCTTAATGTTCAAGGGAAGACTAAAGATACAACAAAGTCAAGAGAAGAGTTGAATCAGTATTGTGCAAGACCTGAATTAAAGCGTAATGAGATGACCGGCAAGTTTCCAAAAGCTTCATACACCCTAGACAATTCTGAAAAAAGGGTTTTATGTGAATGGGTCAAAGGTCTTAAGTTTCCAGACGGGTATGTGTCCAATATGGGTAGATGTGTTGATTTGAGGAAGCTCAAGATGTTTTGA